The proteins below come from a single uncultured Dethiosulfovibrio sp. genomic window:
- a CDS encoding rhodanese-like domain-containing protein codes for MGLRAIVGLVLLMTPLLSQSVAFSEEIDTNRLEEFIGEEHCVLVDTRDSDAFNGWRLDDVSRGGHIVGAVNFSASWLDIDHKGGEEVLKQALSDKGIVKDKTVVLYDVNGRDAAKVKVWLEGRGFGDILTYDAKKWIDDPAHPVETLPGYGLLIPAEVLKDLVNGKRPETFENAGKIIILEASWGEEKNSYAKGHIPGAVHVDTDWVEPPVERLLKGEDKPVTMWILASDDKLMDLAKRLGVSASDTVVVTGENQMAAYRVAFVMEYLGVEDVRALNGGIGSWVRAGYSLDTDSVKGEPSSTLAEHPLAGLKYWTLLTRPKRDLLATIVLCWWT; via the coding sequence ATGGGTCTCAGAGCGATAGTAGGGCTTGTCCTTTTGATGACGCCGCTTTTGTCCCAATCGGTGGCTTTCTCGGAGGAGATCGACACGAATCGGTTGGAGGAATTTATCGGTGAAGAGCACTGTGTCCTAGTCGATACCAGAGACAGCGATGCCTTTAACGGCTGGAGACTGGACGATGTTTCCAGAGGAGGCCATATCGTCGGTGCGGTCAATTTCTCCGCTTCCTGGCTCGACATTGACCATAAGGGCGGAGAAGAGGTTTTAAAGCAGGCTTTGTCCGACAAGGGAATCGTAAAGGACAAAACGGTGGTACTCTACGATGTAAATGGTCGTGATGCCGCTAAGGTTAAGGTATGGCTCGAAGGCAGAGGTTTTGGCGACATATTAACCTACGATGCTAAAAAATGGATCGACGACCCGGCGCATCCTGTGGAGACTCTGCCTGGCTACGGTCTATTGATTCCTGCTGAGGTGCTGAAGGACCTTGTGAACGGCAAGAGGCCGGAGACCTTCGAAAACGCCGGAAAGATCATAATACTGGAGGCCAGCTGGGGAGAGGAAAAGAACTCTTACGCCAAGGGCCATATCCCTGGTGCAGTTCACGTCGACACCGACTGGGTAGAGCCTCCGGTAGAACGACTCTTGAAAGGCGAGGATAAACCTGTGACCATGTGGATCTTGGCCTCCGACGATAAGCTGATGGACCTGGCCAAGAGACTTGGCGTTTCCGCGAGCGATACTGTCGTCGTTACAGGTGAAAACCAGATGGCGGCCTACAGAGTGGCATTTGTCATGGAGTATCTGGGAGTCGAAGACGTCAGGGCCCTCAACGGTGGCATAGGTAGCTGGGTACGTGCGGGATACTCGTTGGACACCGATAGCGTCAAGGGCGAGCCGTCGTCGACTTTGGCAGAACATCCCCTGGCAGGCCTGAAATATTGGACTCTCTTGACCAGACCAAAGAGAGACTTGCTAGCGACGATAGTTTTGTGTTGGTGGACATAA
- a CDS encoding rhodanese-like domain-containing protein: MDIRTWDEHIGEVSGYSYHHRKGRIPGSVFAYAGKTDSNSLDYYRNLDGTMREPRDILSMWESCGVDTSKHLSFMCGSGWRAAEVWFYARAMGLDDTSMFSDGWIGWSNEGYPFETGEPVR; this comes from the coding sequence GTGGACATAAGGACCTGGGATGAGCATATCGGTGAGGTCTCGGGATACTCCTATCACCACAGAAAGGGACGTATTCCAGGCTCCGTCTTTGCCTACGCAGGCAAGACCGACTCCAACTCTCTGGACTACTATCGAAACTTAGACGGAACTATGAGAGAGCCTAGAGATATTCTTTCCATGTGGGAGAGCTGCGGCGTCGATACGTCAAAGCATCTATCGTTTATGTGCGGTAGCGGCTGGCGGGCTGCGGAGGTCTGGTTCTACGCTAGGGCCATGGGCCTTGATGATACCTCTATGTTCAGCGACGGTTGGATAGGATGGAGCAACGAAGGATATCCCTTCGAAACAGGGGAGCCGGTAAGATAG
- a CDS encoding M48 family metalloprotease yields MVQKATAKISAFAILCAVFVAIAVGPSEAKVSQGAMERAWERLSETTGFNASLHLEEKDETNAYITIENGAYKVVVFRGLLNVLETEDEIAGVLAHEMGHGIHGHLESAMKRNAGIGLLSVLLNELLDNDTVEVAIGLGATLAVQGYSREQEVEADDAGVEYAYKAGYSAWSLYNAIKRMADNGQVTSPSGFNSHPPTERRMTRLAAQAEGWEKSYVREKRKSKLPEKEAPKPKALPVDGFDPNGSDQAKVISTYPIENGLKNVLGIIQRDGYGKYSSGRYKEAAASFARGVESYDGNYLGALWAARAYHRAGRKDEARRWVDLALSINEDYRPAKELKEELMP; encoded by the coding sequence ATGGTGCAGAAAGCAACAGCGAAAATATCGGCCTTTGCCATCCTATGTGCCGTTTTTGTCGCCATTGCCGTCGGTCCCTCCGAGGCCAAGGTCTCCCAGGGTGCCATGGAGAGGGCGTGGGAGAGGCTGTCAGAGACCACCGGCTTTAATGCGTCGTTACACCTGGAGGAGAAGGACGAGACTAACGCCTACATAACCATCGAAAACGGTGCCTATAAGGTCGTCGTCTTTCGGGGGCTGTTGAACGTCCTTGAGACCGAGGACGAGATCGCAGGGGTTTTGGCCCACGAGATGGGACACGGGATCCACGGCCATCTTGAGTCAGCCATGAAGCGAAACGCCGGGATCGGCCTCCTGTCGGTTCTCCTGAACGAACTGCTGGACAACGACACTGTGGAGGTCGCCATAGGCTTAGGGGCAACCCTGGCGGTTCAGGGATACAGCAGGGAACAGGAGGTCGAGGCGGACGACGCCGGAGTGGAGTACGCCTACAAGGCGGGATACTCTGCCTGGTCGCTGTACAACGCCATAAAAAGGATGGCCGACAACGGCCAAGTGACCTCCCCCAGCGGCTTCAACTCCCATCCCCCCACGGAGCGGAGGATGACCAGGCTCGCCGCCCAGGCCGAGGGGTGGGAGAAAAGCTACGTCAGGGAAAAGAGAAAATCCAAGCTACCCGAAAAGGAGGCCCCAAAACCCAAGGCCCTCCCGGTGGACGGCTTCGACCCAAACGGATCGGACCAGGCTAAAGTCATATCCACCTATCCTATAGAGAATGGCCTTAAAAACGTCCTTGGCATAATCCAGAGGGACGGATACGGCAAATACTCCTCCGGCAGGTATAAAGAGGCGGCCGCCTCCTTCGCCAGAGGTGTGGAATCCTACGATGGAAACTACCTGGGCGCTCTGTGGGCAGCAAGAGCCTACCACAGGGCTGGTCGGAAGGACGAGGCCCGCCGTTGGGTGGACTTGGCGCTGTCCATAAACGAGGACTACAGGCCAGCTAAGGAGCTTAAAGAGGAGCTCATGCCATAG
- a CDS encoding DUF6282 family protein has product MEMAVRCMAAGMAGMVIKNHWFETASRASLLKLSFPRLSVAGGITLNRSVGGLNPFGVEKCAEMGGKFVWMPTLDSLSYQQAKSNVAISPSSGYLTLLQEDGTLKREVHEILEVAAQRNMVVATGHVGASEGLILLQAAKEHGVKRAIVTHADNPADLYTEEQQRKCVSFGAFIEHSYFTVHRKKVTVEEIVPQIRAVGIEHVVLSTDFGQKDSPFPDEGMVEYLTLLHEQGFSTSELETMIRVNPKAILS; this is encoded by the coding sequence GTGGAGATGGCAGTGCGTTGCATGGCGGCAGGCATGGCTGGTATGGTCATAAAGAACCACTGGTTCGAGACGGCCTCCAGGGCTTCTCTGCTCAAACTAAGTTTTCCTCGATTGTCCGTGGCCGGAGGAATAACCTTGAACCGATCCGTCGGAGGACTAAACCCTTTTGGGGTGGAAAAATGCGCGGAAATGGGCGGGAAGTTCGTGTGGATGCCCACGCTTGACTCTCTATCATACCAACAGGCAAAATCCAACGTAGCCATTTCCCCTTCGTCAGGCTACCTCACTCTGCTCCAAGAGGACGGTACTCTCAAGCGGGAGGTCCATGAGATACTGGAGGTAGCGGCCCAGAGAAATATGGTTGTTGCCACTGGACACGTAGGAGCCTCGGAGGGATTGATCCTGCTACAAGCGGCCAAGGAGCACGGCGTCAAACGAGCCATAGTGACCCACGCAGACAACCCGGCAGACCTGTACACCGAGGAGCAACAGAGAAAGTGCGTATCCTTCGGAGCTTTCATAGAACACAGCTACTTCACCGTTCACCGGAAGAAAGTCACGGTTGAGGAAATTGTCCCTCAGATCCGTGCGGTGGGGATTGAGCACGTCGTACTGTCCACGGACTTCGGCCAGAAGGACTCGCCGTTTCCCGACGAAGGCATGGTGGAATATCTAACGCTACTGCACGAACAAGGATTTTCAACGTCCGAACTGGAAACTATGATACGAGTAAACCCCAAAGCAATACTTTCGTAG
- a CDS encoding SLC13 family permease produces the protein MSPITISLAILLVTILLFIWEPVPIVVTAIASSIAYAYTGIIPVRDVFAGYNSNIIVLLAAMMVVGSSLFHTGITDIIGKRMVKITGKSERNIILVTLIVSCFLSSICSNIGVIVSMAPLVTAMCLSADLGPSKTLLALLFGSQFGGFVTLVGVGSNAAAAGVMANLGYVPFGFFAITPFGVGVCIVGTIFFAFVGAKYLPDTGYVPEFAQIEKKPFNKKCAIIACLTMAAVLTVIAMAPKAIPMHIAAVVGALVIVGTRCMTIKDAIHAIDWNCLILVGALSAMSAGIKASGAGNVMANLILEILGEHPSSFAITTVIFFTTTAITQVMSNIPTILVFLPIGMSIAESIGVSPYPIAMIITLAGAASYATPFAAPQNMMTVGWTNYKFIDFMKIGVPMILLTYLVILVTIPFVLPY, from the coding sequence TTGAGCCCCATCACCATTAGTCTAGCCATTCTCCTGGTAACCATCTTACTTTTTATATGGGAACCTGTTCCTATAGTGGTCACTGCAATTGCCTCATCTATCGCCTACGCATACACCGGAATAATCCCGGTTCGCGATGTCTTCGCCGGGTATAACAGCAACATTATCGTTTTGCTAGCGGCGATGATGGTGGTGGGATCTTCCCTATTCCATACGGGAATCACAGATATCATCGGCAAAAGGATGGTAAAGATCACTGGAAAGAGCGAACGAAACATCATACTGGTGACGCTTATCGTCTCCTGCTTCCTAAGCTCCATATGCAGCAACATAGGGGTCATCGTTTCCATGGCTCCTCTCGTAACCGCCATGTGTCTATCCGCCGATCTCGGCCCATCCAAGACATTGCTAGCACTGCTATTCGGATCTCAGTTCGGCGGCTTCGTGACCTTGGTCGGAGTGGGCTCGAACGCCGCCGCAGCGGGAGTTATGGCAAACCTAGGCTACGTACCATTCGGCTTTTTTGCCATAACTCCCTTCGGGGTAGGGGTCTGCATCGTAGGAACTATTTTCTTTGCGTTCGTTGGAGCCAAATATTTGCCTGACACCGGGTACGTCCCCGAGTTCGCACAGATAGAGAAAAAACCCTTCAACAAAAAGTGCGCAATCATCGCCTGCCTGACCATGGCCGCAGTGCTTACCGTGATCGCCATGGCTCCGAAGGCGATCCCCATGCACATCGCGGCGGTGGTAGGGGCCTTAGTCATAGTCGGAACCAGATGCATGACGATCAAGGACGCTATCCACGCCATCGACTGGAATTGCCTCATACTGGTAGGAGCCTTGAGCGCCATGTCTGCCGGAATAAAGGCCAGCGGAGCCGGTAACGTTATGGCCAACCTGATCCTGGAGATCCTGGGAGAACATCCCAGCTCTTTCGCAATAACAACGGTCATATTCTTTACGACGACCGCCATAACCCAGGTAATGTCTAACATACCGACCATTTTGGTATTTCTCCCCATCGGCATGTCAATAGCGGAATCCATCGGGGTCAGCCCGTATCCTATCGCCATGATAATCACTCTGGCGGGAGCAGCCTCATACGCCACGCCGTTCGCTGCACCTCAGAACATGATGACCGTAGGCTGGACCAACTACAAGTTCATCGACTTTATGAAGATCGGTGTACCCATGATACTTCTCACCTATCTGGTCATTTTAGTGACAATTCCCTTCGTTCTGCCCTATTAG
- a CDS encoding RraA family protein has translation MPVGKRIYIKREMPDPTIMEQFKKIPASNTADVMSRSCAMHPRIRLVSSPKAQMMVGPAYTVKGRAGDNLALHAALNLCSEGDVIVVSNEEDDTRSLMGEVMMAYLKETKKIAGIVLDGPIRDIDEIGKWDFPVYCTGTTPGGPYKEGPGEINVPISCGNVSVNAGDIILADPDGVIVIPRKDAPQILEDAKAFQASDEAKLAAAKDGTAKRGWVDKLLEEKGFEIIDDVYRP, from the coding sequence ATGCCAGTAGGTAAACGCATATATATCAAAAGAGAGATGCCCGATCCAACGATCATGGAACAGTTCAAAAAAATCCCGGCCTCGAACACGGCAGACGTGATGTCGCGAAGCTGCGCTATGCATCCAAGAATCCGCTTGGTCAGCAGCCCCAAGGCCCAGATGATGGTAGGACCGGCATACACCGTCAAGGGGCGAGCAGGAGATAACCTAGCCCTCCATGCGGCTTTGAACCTCTGTAGCGAAGGTGACGTCATCGTTGTGTCAAACGAGGAAGACGATACGAGATCTCTCATGGGCGAAGTCATGATGGCCTATCTCAAGGAGACCAAGAAAATAGCCGGGATTGTTCTGGACGGACCTATCCGTGACATAGACGAGATCGGCAAGTGGGATTTCCCGGTCTACTGTACCGGCACCACTCCTGGAGGTCCTTACAAAGAGGGCCCCGGCGAGATCAACGTGCCGATTTCATGCGGCAACGTCAGCGTGAACGCCGGGGACATAATCCTGGCCGATCCTGACGGAGTTATCGTCATCCCCAGAAAGGACGCTCCTCAAATTCTGGAAGACGCCAAGGCGTTCCAAGCATCCGACGAGGCCAAGTTGGCCGCCGCCAAAGACGGTACCGCCAAGCGAGGATGGGTCGACAAGCTTCTAGAGGAAAAGGGATTTGAGATCATCGACGACGTCTATCGTCCCTAA
- a CDS encoding DUF1932 domain-containing protein produces MKIGFIGFGEAAYNISIGLNGEGISEIRAYDAMADDETMGKLIRHRAQEAKVEMLKTAREIAEWADLVFVAVPSSFAMDVCDQIREALTPGKLYIDVSASTPSVKERIWDAIKDSGVFFVDAAMLGSLPKDKHEVPITASGNGAEKFHEMMTPYGMKITLAGEKAGAASAIKLVRSIFMKGIAALMIEMLQGADAYGVSDQVVSSISKSMDGTDFKSHLNRLVTGTAIHCHRRGAELKGSIAMLEESSINADMTEATKHRLENMEQFKFAERFIDNAPKGWQEIIEIMRENRRDK; encoded by the coding sequence ATGAAAATCGGTTTTATCGGTTTTGGCGAAGCCGCTTATAACATATCCATAGGTTTAAACGGCGAAGGAATCTCCGAGATCCGCGCTTACGACGCCATGGCCGACGATGAGACCATGGGCAAGCTGATTCGACATCGAGCCCAAGAGGCAAAGGTGGAGATGTTGAAGACTGCTCGTGAAATCGCAGAGTGGGCCGACTTGGTCTTCGTCGCAGTTCCGTCGTCCTTTGCCATGGACGTATGCGATCAGATAAGAGAAGCATTAACCCCCGGGAAGCTTTATATCGACGTCAGTGCCTCCACTCCATCTGTAAAGGAAAGGATCTGGGACGCCATCAAAGACAGCGGTGTTTTTTTCGTAGATGCCGCGATGCTCGGCTCTCTTCCTAAAGATAAACATGAGGTTCCCATCACGGCCAGCGGAAACGGTGCGGAAAAATTCCACGAAATGATGACTCCCTACGGTATGAAGATCACCCTCGCAGGAGAGAAAGCCGGGGCGGCCTCAGCGATCAAGTTGGTACGCAGCATATTCATGAAGGGCATCGCCGCCCTCATGATCGAGATGCTCCAGGGAGCGGATGCCTACGGCGTATCCGATCAGGTAGTATCCTCTATCTCAAAATCGATGGACGGCACAGACTTCAAGTCTCATCTCAATCGTCTGGTCACAGGAACCGCCATCCATTGCCACCGTAGAGGCGCCGAATTGAAGGGGTCCATAGCCATGTTGGAGGAGAGCTCCATAAACGCCGACATGACCGAGGCGACAAAACACCGTTTGGAGAACATGGAACAATTCAAGTTCGCTGAACGTTTCATAGACAATGCCCCTAAAGGATGGCAGGAAATCATCGAAATCATGAGAGAAAATAGGAGGGACAAGTAA
- a CDS encoding amidohydrolase family protein, translating into MYDLIIQNGTIVDPATGKKEKSDIAVMDGRIAAVESNIEGPGKQTIDCSGTLVTPGLIDFHLHLFPLAEIGISGESVCFPSGVTTAVDCGSSGCATYEGHRGSLKSMKLRTRCFLHSCSAGLATGQYLENPDPKHYDRKKIKRIFYDYGDELVGLKIRQGAEIVGSLGLDPLKATIEIAEELNVPVMVHCSNPPCPMDQLVKLLRPGDILTHAFQDNGGSILDDSGHVSKETLKARKRGVIFDVANANIHFSFAVARSAIAEGFLPDTISTDLTVRSLYKRPAVFNLLHVLSKYRNMGIDIMDVIERCTWIPSKLLGMQGEIGSLSLGSKADIAILKEIDCPTKFGDRLGEVITGNILLKAMMTVKDGDIVYRDLEF; encoded by the coding sequence ATGTACGATCTGATCATCCAAAACGGGACGATAGTCGATCCAGCAACAGGTAAAAAAGAAAAGAGCGATATCGCCGTGATGGACGGAAGGATAGCAGCGGTCGAATCCAATATAGAGGGACCGGGAAAACAGACAATTGACTGTTCCGGCACGTTGGTAACTCCAGGCCTAATCGACTTTCATCTTCACCTCTTTCCCCTGGCAGAGATCGGCATCTCAGGAGAATCGGTCTGTTTTCCCTCTGGAGTCACCACCGCCGTGGACTGCGGAAGCTCCGGCTGCGCTACCTACGAAGGGCATCGCGGATCGCTTAAAAGCATGAAGCTCCGAACCCGATGCTTCCTCCACTCGTGCTCCGCTGGACTTGCCACAGGACAATACCTAGAAAATCCCGACCCAAAACACTACGATAGAAAGAAAATCAAACGAATCTTCTATGACTACGGAGACGAATTAGTAGGGCTCAAGATCCGTCAGGGAGCTGAGATCGTAGGTTCTCTGGGACTGGACCCCCTAAAGGCGACCATAGAGATAGCGGAGGAACTGAACGTACCGGTTATGGTCCATTGCTCCAATCCGCCATGCCCCATGGATCAACTCGTCAAGCTGTTGAGGCCTGGAGACATATTGACCCACGCTTTCCAGGACAATGGAGGCTCAATCCTGGACGATTCTGGACACGTCTCCAAAGAGACACTCAAAGCGCGGAAAAGGGGCGTGATCTTCGACGTGGCCAACGCCAACATACATTTTTCCTTCGCCGTGGCAAGATCAGCGATTGCCGAGGGGTTTCTGCCTGACACGATAAGCACCGACCTCACCGTCCGCAGCCTCTACAAAAGGCCGGCTGTATTCAACCTGCTCCACGTCCTCTCGAAGTATCGCAACATGGGGATAGACATCATGGACGTCATTGAACGCTGTACATGGATCCCCTCAAAACTCTTGGGTATGCAGGGTGAGATAGGTTCTCTATCCCTCGGTAGCAAAGCCGACATCGCCATACTTAAGGAGATAGACTGTCCCACAAAATTTGGAGACAGATTGGGAGAGGTCATCACGGGAAATATTCTCCTAAAAGCTATGATGACGGTCAAGGACGGCGATATAGTCTACCGAGATCTCGAATTTTAA
- a CDS encoding tripartite tricarboxylate transporter permease, giving the protein MILDGILLVLNPVCLGLILFGVIVGIIFGAMPGLSATMAVVLFLPMSFGMEPMNGISLLVGLYLGGISGGLITAILLKIPGTPSSIATIFDGGPMADNGEAGKALGAGILYSFIGGLISILALIFISPYLAKLTLKFTPAEYFSIAIFSLTIIASLSGKSLLKGLLSGVFGITLSMVGMAPLDSFTRFTFGNFQLLSGFGILVILIGIFAITDIILAGFGRKTLDEKMEKKEFSLKGLGVSWPEFIQQSGNMIRSSLIGIGIGILPGIGGSTAGLLSYSAAKNASKHPEKFGTGIVDGVIASETANNAVVGSSLIPLLSMGIPGNTVTAIFLGGLMIHGISPGPLIFIKSGDIMYGIFTALMVANVFMIVFETLGLKWFVKLLDIPKHLLLPVILVLCIVGSFSSASRIFDVWCVVAFGLVGLFFKMFKIPSTPLIIGVILGPMAEENLRRALMASGGDWSVFVTRPISATFLAIAAISMFTVFKRHWNSYKEGKATSSV; this is encoded by the coding sequence ATGATTTTAGATGGAATTCTTCTTGTTTTAAACCCTGTCTGTCTAGGACTGATACTTTTCGGGGTCATAGTAGGGATAATCTTTGGAGCGATGCCGGGGCTGTCGGCCACCATGGCTGTAGTGCTATTCCTCCCAATGTCCTTCGGAATGGAGCCTATGAACGGCATCTCTCTGTTGGTCGGTCTCTATCTAGGAGGCATCTCCGGCGGTCTAATAACAGCTATTCTACTCAAGATTCCAGGGACACCATCCTCTATAGCCACAATATTCGACGGTGGTCCGATGGCCGATAACGGGGAGGCCGGAAAGGCGCTGGGAGCTGGCATACTATACTCCTTCATAGGAGGACTTATCAGCATCCTAGCCCTGATATTTATATCCCCATACCTGGCTAAGCTGACCTTGAAATTCACCCCAGCGGAATATTTTTCCATAGCGATTTTCTCCCTTACCATAATCGCCAGCCTATCCGGGAAATCCCTACTCAAAGGACTTTTAAGCGGCGTATTTGGAATAACGCTTTCCATGGTCGGAATGGCCCCGCTGGACAGCTTCACCCGTTTCACGTTCGGAAACTTTCAGCTCTTGTCTGGGTTTGGCATATTAGTCATACTGATCGGGATTTTCGCCATAACGGATATAATCCTGGCGGGTTTCGGACGAAAGACCTTGGACGAAAAGATGGAAAAGAAAGAATTCAGTCTAAAAGGCCTTGGTGTATCCTGGCCCGAATTCATACAGCAGTCAGGCAACATGATCCGCTCGTCCCTTATAGGCATAGGAATCGGAATACTGCCTGGAATCGGAGGCTCCACAGCTGGGCTCTTATCCTACAGTGCGGCTAAAAACGCCTCCAAACATCCTGAAAAATTCGGCACAGGAATAGTCGACGGAGTTATAGCTTCAGAGACGGCCAACAACGCCGTCGTGGGAAGTTCACTCATTCCCCTGCTTTCCATGGGAATACCTGGCAATACCGTGACGGCCATATTTCTGGGAGGCCTGATGATCCACGGCATATCGCCAGGTCCTTTGATATTCATCAAAAGTGGGGACATAATGTACGGCATATTCACCGCTTTAATGGTAGCCAATGTTTTCATGATAGTCTTCGAAACCTTGGGACTTAAGTGGTTCGTCAAATTACTGGACATACCAAAACATCTTCTCCTGCCTGTCATCTTGGTGCTATGTATAGTCGGTTCCTTCTCCTCCGCAAGTCGCATATTCGACGTTTGGTGTGTAGTGGCTTTCGGTCTGGTAGGCCTATTTTTTAAGATGTTCAAGATTCCATCAACACCACTGATAATAGGGGTCATCCTGGGCCCCATGGCAGAGGAGAATTTGCGAAGAGCCTTAATGGCCAGCGGAGGTGACTGGTCCGTATTCGTTACTCGTCCCATATCCGCTACGTTCCTGGCAATAGCCGCGATATCGATGTTTACGGTGTTTAAGAGGCATTGGAACTCCTATAAAGAAGGAAAAGCCACCTCATCGGTGTAG
- a CDS encoding tripartite tricarboxylate transporter TctB family protein: protein MNDKIRDLICGIVFLVLGIFMYRQSKLISPIIPKEVGSGFFPQIIAIVFISLAALLIVFSLLKKGKTTSRSSEDIGGGAMTILAIIGYVALFKILGFLIATALYLFTQTMILSNSRNRKLPLFGMISIVTPIIIYFLFVKAFNLILPPGILPL, encoded by the coding sequence ATGAACGACAAGATACGGGATCTGATATGCGGAATAGTCTTCCTGGTTCTAGGTATCTTTATGTATCGACAATCCAAATTGATTTCCCCGATCATCCCGAAAGAAGTGGGTTCCGGATTCTTTCCCCAGATCATAGCTATAGTTTTTATAAGCCTAGCAGCATTGCTTATCGTATTCAGCCTGCTGAAAAAGGGCAAAACGACAAGTCGATCTAGCGAGGATATCGGAGGGGGGGCTATGACCATCCTGGCCATCATAGGATACGTAGCTTTATTTAAAATCCTCGGGTTCCTTATCGCAACGGCTCTTTATCTGTTCACTCAAACCATGATCTTGAGCAACTCCAGAAATCGAAAACTGCCTCTGTTCGGGATGATCTCGATCGTTACCCCGATAATCATATATTTTCTATTTGTAAAAGCTTTCAACCTGATCCTGCCTCCGGGCATACTTCCGCTATAA
- a CDS encoding tripartite tricarboxylate transporter substrate binding protein: MKKRTLSSCLLLSLFFFSAVACSMVEASEVSKWPQKPVTVTLPYNAGGDTDLYARLVAKNLSDKFGKPFIIVNMPGGSGIIASKYVMSQKPDGYNILFNHTASLVQEVTGVADFSYTNDFENIGTVALDSTYTLVCRKDSGWNNLEDMIAYAKANPGKVSYSQVYGSSTHLVSSQMEESMGIELNKIDVGSAAADRTVAFMGGQVDLLVANYMNLKDYIEKGDFVALGICSSESIPSIADVPTFTSQGYDVVSRKLYEMKFPKGTDQAIVAKLTAALKEITMDPSFQKKLENFHAQAFYRDPEQTSKEDLAEIQKIRKLMGK, encoded by the coding sequence ATGAAAAAACGAACTTTATCATCCTGCCTCCTGTTATCGTTGTTCTTTTTCAGCGCCGTTGCCTGCTCCATGGTAGAAGCCTCAGAGGTATCGAAATGGCCTCAAAAACCTGTAACAGTAACCTTGCCCTATAACGCTGGAGGAGACACCGACCTATACGCAAGGCTCGTAGCAAAAAATCTGAGCGATAAATTCGGGAAACCGTTTATCATAGTCAACATGCCCGGAGGCAGCGGCATTATCGCATCAAAATACGTCATGTCTCAGAAGCCGGATGGGTATAACATCCTTTTCAACCACACGGCATCTCTCGTACAGGAGGTAACCGGCGTGGCCGATTTCTCCTACACTAACGATTTCGAAAATATAGGGACCGTCGCGTTGGATTCGACCTATACGCTAGTATGCCGGAAGGACTCGGGCTGGAATAACCTGGAGGACATGATCGCCTACGCTAAGGCCAACCCTGGAAAAGTATCCTACTCACAGGTGTATGGAAGCTCCACCCATCTAGTATCCTCTCAGATGGAAGAGAGCATGGGAATCGAGCTCAACAAGATCGATGTCGGGTCCGCCGCAGCCGACCGCACCGTCGCATTTATGGGAGGGCAGGTCGATCTTCTAGTCGCCAACTACATGAATCTGAAGGATTACATCGAAAAGGGGGATTTCGTGGCATTAGGAATTTGCTCCTCCGAATCGATCCCTTCGATAGCAGACGTCCCGACCTTCACCTCACAGGGCTATGATGTGGTCAGCAGAAAACTCTACGAAATGAAGTTTCCCAAAGGAACCGACCAGGCCATAGTGGCAAAACTCACAGCAGCCCTTAAAGAGATCACCATGGATCCAAGCTTCCAGAAAAAGCTCGAAAATTTCCATGCCCAGGCGTTTTACCGTGATCCAGAACAGACCAGCAAAGAGGATCTGGCCGAGATCCAGAAAATCCGCAAGTTGATGGGGAAATAA